The following is a genomic window from Dermatophilaceae bacterium Soc4.6.
CGAGGATCCGCAGATCCCCAACTACGGGGTCCGGGAGCACGGGCCGCTCGTGCGTGACGGTTTCACCGGTGCCATCGAGCCGATGGTGACGTGGGGGAGCCCGCAGACCAGGACCCTCGACGACGACTGGACGGTCGTCACCGCCGACGGGTCGCGGGCGGCCCACTGGGAGAACTCCGTCGCCGTCACCGCCGCTGGGCTCTGGGTCCTGACGGCCCTCGACGGCGGGGAAGCCGCCCTGGGCCGGCTGGGTGCGGCGTACGCCCCTCTGTCCGACTGATCCGGCGACCCCCGTGCCCGCCTCCGCGTCCCCGGTGCCCGCCGCCCAGGCCATCGCTCTCGCCCCCGCGCGTGCGAACGCCAGCGGCCGTCAGGCTACCCCGGAGGGGTCCCCCGCGGCTGCGGATTAGGTCGGTCCTGCGGCGCTGCCGTAGTATCGCCCGTTGGGTGTCGTGTGCTCCGCCGCCCAGAGTCCCACCATGAGCACTCGTTCGGTACCACCAACACGTAATCAACGGATTGACGGAGGACATGGCCAAGAAGGACGGCGTCATCGAGATCGAGGGCACGATTGTCGAGGCTCTGCCGAACGCGATGTTCCGCGTGGAGCTCAGCAACGGCCACAAGGTGCTTGCTCACATCTCGGGCAAGATGCGTCAGCACTACATCCGGATCCTCCCTGAGGACCGCGTCGTGGTGGAGCTCTCGCCGTACGACCTCGACCGCGGCCGCATCGTCTTCCGCTACCGCTGAGCACCACCGCACGCCCCCATCACCAGACAACACCACACCAGATCGAGGACAGCAGGCAGATGAAGGTCCAGCCGAGCGTCAAGAAGATCTGCGACAAGTGCAAGGTGATCCGCCGCAATGGTCGGGTCATGGTGATCTGCGAGAACCTGCGCCACAAGCAGCGCCAGGGCTGAGCAGAAGCACCACCCGCACGCGTCACGGTCTCCCGACGCAGCACGCAGTACCCACGCAGCACCCGGCCCCTGGGCCCGACCCGCCACCCGGTGTCGGCCCAGGACGTCACCCCCGGCCTCGGAGGCCGGGGACCGGATGGCCCTCGGGCCACACCGCCCCCTCGGAAGAGGGGCTGCGGCTCACCGGAACGGTGTCTGCTCCAGACCTCCGAAGCACACGAAAAGGAAGCACTATGGCACGTCTAGTTGGTGTCGACCTGCCGCGCGACAAGCGCGTCGAGGTCGCCCTGACCTACATCTTCGGTGTGGGTCGCACCCGGTCCAAGGAAGCGCTCGGCGCGACGGGCATCAGCCCCGACACCCGCGTGAAGGACCTCAACGACACCGAGCTGGTCGCCCTGCGCGACTACCTCGAGGGCAACTTCAAGATCGAGGGTGACCTCCGCCGTGAGGTCGCCGCCGACATCCGCCGCAAGGTCGAGATCGGCTCCTACGAGGGCCTGCGCCACCGCCGCGGCCTTCCGGTGCGCGGTCAGCGCACGAAGACCAACGCGCGCACCCGCAAGGGCCCGAAGCGCACCGTCGCCGGTAAGAAGAAGGTCGGTAAGTAATGCCTCCCCAGAAGCGCGCCGCGGCCGGTGCCAAGAAGGTCCGCCGCAAGGAGAAGAAGAACGTCGCCCACGGGCAAGCTCACATCAAGAGCACGTTCAACAACACCATCATCTCGATCACCGACCCCACCGGCAACGTGATCTCCTGGGCCTCCGCCGGTCAGGTCGGCTTCAAGGGCTCGCGCAAGTCGACGCCGTTCGCCGCCCAGATGGCGGCCGAGGCCGCTGCCCGCCGGGCGATGGAGCACGGCATGAAGCGCGTCGACGTGTTCGTTAAGGGTCCCGGCTCCGGCCGCGAGACCGCGATCCGCTCTCTCACGGCCACCGGCCTCGAGGTCGGCGCGATCAACGACGTCACCCCCTCGCCGCACAACGGTGTCCGCCCGCCCAAGCGCCGTCGCGTCTGACCGGCTTAGAAGACTCAAGGAGTAACGACAAGCTATGGCTCGGTACACCGGCCCCATCACCAAGAAGTCGCGTCGCCTCAAGGTCGACCTCGTCGGCGGCGACAAGAACTTCGACCTGCGTCCCTTCCCGCCCGGCCAGCACGGCCGTCGCCGGATCCAGGAGAAGGAATACCTGACCCAGCTCCAGGAGAAGCAGAAGGCCCGCTTCACCTACGGCGTCATGGAGAAGCAGTTCGTCCGCTACTACAAGGAAGCAGCCAACCGTCCCGGCAAGTCCGGTGACAACCTGCTGATCATCCTCGAGTCGCGTCTCGACAACGTCGTCTACCGCGCGGGCCTGGCCCGCACGCGTCGCGCCGCCCGTCAGCTGGTCACGCACGGCCACTTCGAGGTCAACGGCCACCGCGTCGACGTCCCGTCGTACCGCGTGGAGTCCTACGACATCATCACGGTCCGCGCCCAGAGCCGCGAGACGTTCCCGATCGAGCTGGCCCGCCAGACCTACGGTGACCGTCCGATCCCGGCCTGGATGCAGGTCGTCGAGGGCTCGCTGCAGATCCTGATCCACCAGCTCCCGACCCGGGCGCAGATCACGACCATCCTCACCGAGCAGCTCATCATCGAGTACTACTCGAAGAACTGATGCCCGCCGTATGCCGTGTGCCCCCGCGAGGTGGGCACACGGCATACGGGCGTCACCAGCAAGGACACCGCCCCCCGGACAGAGCGGGGGCGGTGGAAGTCACAGGCGTCAAATAGCGGGCGCCCGTGGGAAGGAAGAACACCGTGCTCATCGCACAGCGTCCCGTGCTGGCTGAGGAGATCGTCAACGACTCCCGCAGCCGGTTCACCATCGAGCCTCTCGAGCCCGGCTTCGGCTACACGCTCGGTAACACCCTGCGCCGCACCCTGCTCTCGAGCATCCCCGGTGCCGCGGTCACGTCGATCCGCGTCGACGGGGTCCTCCACGAGTTCCAGACCATCCCGGGGTGCAAGGAGGATGTCACCGAGATCATCCTCAACATCAAGTCGCTCGTGGTCTCCTCGGAGCACGACGAGCCCATCGTCATGTACCTACGCAAGCAGGGACCGGGCCAGATCACCGCGGCCGACATCCAGCCCCCGGCCGGCGTCGAGGTGCACAACCCCGACCTGCACATCGCCACCCTCAACGGCAAGGGCAAGATGGAGATGGAGCTGACCGTCGAGCGCGGTCGCGGCTACGTCTCCGCCGCCCAGAACAAGGCCGGCGACGCCGAGATCGGCCGGATCCCGGTCGACTCCATCTACTCGCCGGTGCTGGCGGTCAAGTACTCCGTCGAGGCCACCCGGGTCGAGCAGCGCACCGACTTCGACAAGCTCATCCTCGATGTCGAGACCAAGAGCTCGATGGCCCCGCGTGATGCCATGGCCTCGGCCGGGAAGACGCTCGTCGAGCTCTTCGGCCTGGTCCGTGAGCTCAACGTCGAGGCCGAGGGCATCGACATGGGCCCGTCGCCGACCGACGCCGCGCTCGCGGCCGACCTGGCGCTGCCGATCGAGGACCTCGACCTGACGGTCCGGTCCTACAACTGCCTCAAGCGCGAGGGCATCCACACCGTGGGTGAGCTCGTCGGACGCAGCGAGGCCGACCTGCTCGACATCCGCAACTTCGGTGCGAAGTCGATCGACGAGGTCAAGGCCAAGCTCGTCGGGATGGGCCTCGCACTCAAGGACAGCCCGCCCGGGTTCGACCCGAGCGCCATCGTCGACAGCTACAGCGACGACTACGACGACTACGACGCCTCGGACGACGGGCGCGCCCTCGCCGAGGACGAGCAGCTCTGACCTTCCACCCGACGCACCCCTGACACAGGAGAACACCAATGCCTACCCCTACCAAGGGTCCCCGTCTCGGTGGCGGTCCGGCGCACGAGCGGCTCATGCTGGCCAACCTCGCGACGTCGCTCTTCGAGCACGACCAGATCACGACGACCGAGGCCAAGGCCAAGCGCCTGCGCCCGCTCGCCGAGCGCCTCATCACCTTTGCCAAGCGTGGTGACCTGCACGCTCGTCGCCGGGTCATGACGGTCGTGAAGGACAAGGGTGTCGTGCACCGTCTCTTCACCGAGATCGCGCCCGACATGGAGTTGCGCCCCGGCGGCTACACCCGCATCACCAAGATCGGTGCCCGCAAGGGTGACAACGCCCCCATGGCCGTGATCGAGCTCGTCCGCGAGCCGATGTCGGCCAAGAAGGCGACGGTCAAGGAGGCCGAGGCGGCGACCAGGCGCGCGGCCAAGGACGCCGAGGCCCCCGCGGTCGAGCAGGTCGAGGAGACCGAGCAGGTCGAGGAGACCGAGGTCACTCAGGCCCCGGTCGACGAGTCGCCCGCCCCGACCGATGCCGGCGAGTACGGCGAGGGCTCGGCCCCCGTCACCGACGACGGCGCCGCCCCCGAGGGCTTCCCGATCAAGGGCAACAAGGACTCGATGAAGTACCACGAGCCCGACGGCCAGTGGTTCGAGCAGACGGTGCCCGAGGTCTGGTTCGCCACGTCCGAGGCCGCCGAGGCGGCCGGCTTCACCAAGGCTGGTGGCTGAGCGCCAGCTCCCTGCACCGCAGTGCGACGCCCCGCCCGGGTCTGCCGGGTGGGGCGTCGTCGTCGGTCAGCAGCGGGTACGGTCTGGCCCATGAGCGCCACCGCCGTCTTCCGTGAGTCCTTCGGTCGTCTGCCCGACCTCGTGGGTGCAGCCGTCGACGGGCTCGACGACGAGCAGCTCGCCGCCCGCATCGACCACGCCGCCAACCCGATCGGGTGGCTGGTCTGGCACCTCACCCGGGTGCAGGACCATCACGTGGCCGGAGCCGCTGCCGCCCTCGGCTGGCACGAGCTGGGGGTTCAGGTGTGGACCGCCGACGGTTTCGCCGCCCGTTCGGGTCTGGCGTCGGCCGATGACGAGATCGGCTACGGCCAATCGGCGCGAGAGGTCGGGCAGGTGCGCGTGAGCGCTGCCTTCCTGGTCGACTACCACCGCGCAGTGCAGGCCCGCACCCTCGAGGTCCTGGGCGGGGTGACGGACGACCTGTGGGATGCCGTCGTCGACGAGCACTGGGACCCCCCGGTCACCCTCCTGGCCCGGATGGTGAGCGTGCTCGCCGACGTGACCCAGCACGTCGGTCAGGCGGCCTACGTGCGTGGGGTGCTCGAGCGAGCCTGAGGGCTCACTACGATTGGGCGTATGGAGCCCTCGCCCGACAACGTGCGTGTGCGACTCGACCTGGCCTATGACGGGACCGCCTTCGCCGGCTGGGCGGCGCAACCTGCGCTGCGCACGGTGGAGGGCACCTTGTCGTGGGGGCTGACCACGATGATGCGCGCACCGCGACCTGTGCGGCTGACGGTCGCCGGGCGGACCGACGCCGGGGTGCACGCACGTGGGCAGGTCGTGCACGCAGACGTCGACCGGGTCGCCTGGTCAGAGCTGCCCGCCCGATCCAGCCGCACGCCCGAGCAGGCGGCCCGAAGCCGGCTGGCCGGGATCCTGCCGGCCGACATCGTCGTGAGCCGGGCGTCGTTGGCCCCCAACGGTTTCGATGCCCGGTTCTCCGCGGTCCGACGTCGCTACTCCTACCGCATCGCTGACGCGGCAGCGACGAAGGACCCGCTACGACGGCACGACACCGTGCACCTGCGGCGGGCGCTGGACGTCGGGCTCTTGCACGCAGCGAGCCGTAACCTGTTGGGGCTGAAGGACTTTGCCGCGTTCTGCCGTCGTCGTGAGGGTGCGACCACCGTGCGGACGCTCCTCGACTTCTCGTGGGTCCGCCTCGATGACGGGGTCCTCGAGGCCACAGTCGTCGCCGATGCCTTCTGCCACTCGATGGTGCGCGCACTGGTCGGGTCCGTGCTGCCCGTGGGTGAGGGGAAGCGCAGCGTCGACTGGCCGCTGCGGGTGCGCCAGGGCGGCGAGCGCGACCCCGCGGTGGTGGTGATGCCACCCCACGGCCTCAGTCTCGAGGAGGTCACCTACCCGTCCGACGAGGAGGTGGCCGTGCGGGCCCTGGAGTCCCGGACCCGGCGCTACCTGCCCTGAGCCGGTGCGGCCGAGGAGCCGGTCGCAATATATGAGCAGCGTGTCGGCCCCCGTGTCTGTGAGACTGGTCGACTGTGGGCCATGTCGACGTCAATACCGTCTCGTACTTCCTCCCTGACGGGCAGCCGCTGCTGGCCGAGGTCTCCCTGCGGGTGGGGGAGGGGGCCAAGGTCGCGCTGATCGGCCCCAACGGCACCGGCAAGACCACGCTCACGCGCATCGTGTCCGGCGACCTCGTGGCCGATGAGGGGGCCGTGACGCGCAGCGGGGGTCTCGGTGTGATGCGGCAGTTCGTGGGCCAGGTGCGTGATGAGTCGACGGTGCGTGACCTGCTGCTGACGGTCGCGACGGACAAGATCCGGAGCGCCGCGCACGCCATCGACCGCACCGAGCTCGCCATGATGGAGCACGACACCGAGTCGGTGCAGATGGCCTACGCCCAGGCCCTCGTCGACTGGGGTGACGCCGGCGGCTACGAAGCAGAGACGCTGTGGGACGTGTGCACGATCGCCGCCCTCGGCGTGCCCTATGAGAAGGCCCAGTGGCGCAAGGTCACCACCCTGTCGGGAGGCGAACAGAAGCGGCTCGTCCTCGAGTCGCTGCTGCGCGGCCCGGAGGAGGTGCTGCTGCTCGACGAGCCGGACAACTA
Proteins encoded in this region:
- a CDS encoding DNA-directed RNA polymerase subunit alpha; this encodes MLIAQRPVLAEEIVNDSRSRFTIEPLEPGFGYTLGNTLRRTLLSSIPGAAVTSIRVDGVLHEFQTIPGCKEDVTEIILNIKSLVVSSEHDEPIVMYLRKQGPGQITAADIQPPAGVEVHNPDLHIATLNGKGKMEMELTVERGRGYVSAAQNKAGDAEIGRIPVDSIYSPVLAVKYSVEATRVEQRTDFDKLILDVETKSSMAPRDAMASAGKTLVELFGLVRELNVEAEGIDMGPSPTDAALAADLALPIEDLDLTVRSYNCLKREGIHTVGELVGRSEADLLDIRNFGAKSIDEVKAKLVGMGLALKDSPPGFDPSAIVDSYSDDYDDYDASDDGRALAEDEQL
- the rpsD gene encoding 30S ribosomal protein S4, producing MARYTGPITKKSRRLKVDLVGGDKNFDLRPFPPGQHGRRRIQEKEYLTQLQEKQKARFTYGVMEKQFVRYYKEAANRPGKSGDNLLIILESRLDNVVYRAGLARTRRAARQLVTHGHFEVNGHRVDVPSYRVESYDIITVRAQSRETFPIELARQTYGDRPIPAWMQVVEGSLQILIHQLPTRAQITTILTEQLIIEYYSKN
- a CDS encoding DUF664 domain-containing protein, whose product is MSATAVFRESFGRLPDLVGAAVDGLDDEQLAARIDHAANPIGWLVWHLTRVQDHHVAGAAAALGWHELGVQVWTADGFAARSGLASADDEIGYGQSAREVGQVRVSAAFLVDYHRAVQARTLEVLGGVTDDLWDAVVDEHWDPPVTLLARMVSVLADVTQHVGQAAYVRGVLERA
- a CDS encoding tRNA pseudouridine synthase A; this encodes MEPSPDNVRVRLDLAYDGTAFAGWAAQPALRTVEGTLSWGLTTMMRAPRPVRLTVAGRTDAGVHARGQVVHADVDRVAWSELPARSSRTPEQAARSRLAGILPADIVVSRASLAPNGFDARFSAVRRRYSYRIADAAATKDPLRRHDTVHLRRALDVGLLHAASRNLLGLKDFAAFCRRREGATTVRTLLDFSWVRLDDGVLEATVVADAFCHSMVRALVGSVLPVGEGKRSVDWPLRVRQGGERDPAVVVMPPHGLSLEEVTYPSDEEVAVRALESRTRRYLP
- the infA gene encoding translation initiation factor IF-1 — protein: MAKKDGVIEIEGTIVEALPNAMFRVELSNGHKVLAHISGKMRQHYIRILPEDRVVVELSPYDLDRGRIVFRYR
- the rplQ gene encoding 50S ribosomal protein L17, which translates into the protein MPTPTKGPRLGGGPAHERLMLANLATSLFEHDQITTTEAKAKRLRPLAERLITFAKRGDLHARRRVMTVVKDKGVVHRLFTEIAPDMELRPGGYTRITKIGARKGDNAPMAVIELVREPMSAKKATVKEAEAATRRAAKDAEAPAVEQVEETEQVEETEVTQAPVDESPAPTDAGEYGEGSAPVTDDGAAPEGFPIKGNKDSMKYHEPDGQWFEQTVPEVWFATSEAAEAAGFTKAGG
- the rpmJ gene encoding 50S ribosomal protein L36, whose protein sequence is MKVQPSVKKICDKCKVIRRNGRVMVICENLRHKQRQG
- the rpsM gene encoding 30S ribosomal protein S13 yields the protein MARLVGVDLPRDKRVEVALTYIFGVGRTRSKEALGATGISPDTRVKDLNDTELVALRDYLEGNFKIEGDLRREVAADIRRKVEIGSYEGLRHRRGLPVRGQRTKTNARTRKGPKRTVAGKKKVGK
- the rpsK gene encoding 30S ribosomal protein S11 — protein: MPPQKRAAAGAKKVRRKEKKNVAHGQAHIKSTFNNTIISITDPTGNVISWASAGQVGFKGSRKSTPFAAQMAAEAAARRAMEHGMKRVDVFVKGPGSGRETAIRSLTATGLEVGAINDVTPSPHNGVRPPKRRRV